The genomic window CCTGTGAACAAAAGATTCGCCTCCGATCGTAACAGTGTAGAAATAAATTCCGGATGTCAGCAGGTTCCCGTCAATGGTCATTTTGTGCATCCCGGCATTAAGTATTCCTTTGTCGTTGCTCATGATCTTCTGTCCCATTACATTGGAGACATCTACCACCACATGGGCCGCATTATCCAGGTTGACATTGAAGTATGTCAACCCATTAGCAGGGTTAGGATAGTTCTGGCTGACCATATTTCTTCTTCCGGCCGGATTTTCCTCAGTTCCGATTGGCAAGAAGGCGTTATACGGTATTTCCCGGTACTGAATTATATTGTCATGGTAAGGAATTGCTGAACTCCAGGAAGCCATTCCGGGTTGATCAGAGGTCTGATACAGGATCCGCAATTTATCACCGCTGATCTGTTTTGTCATAGCTGCGAAATTAAATTCATTTCCGTTACAGCTGGAGTCAGCATTGAGGTCTATCGGCCCGGTTGACCAGGTTGTCTGGTCATGGAATCTGGCACGGCCAAAGATATGCCGGTAATTGATCCCTTCCGGATTGGGATTTTGCCACGTGATACCGGAATAAATTACAAACAGGTTGTTTAATTCATCAACCGAAATTTGCGGGCGGCTGGTCAGGCCAACCCGGGAACCGGGGACGACGTTCAGTGTATCGCCGGGGTTCGGGCCGTCGGAATAATAACCCAGCAACTGGCCATGCGCATCCAGGGTATCAAGATTCAGACTATCCTGAAGCATGGGCATGGTGGTGTTCCAATATATGAGACCGTTTAAATCGAAGATGAAATTGTCAGCGCTATCTTCAATGGATCCGCCGCCAATACCGGATGCAAAATGGATAACCCCGTTCTGGTCCATTTCACAGGTAACGGCACCGTCAGTTGATCTCCAGGAAGGCAGATAGGCGGTACCATCGGGAATTTTCTTATTTACATTGCCCAGGATGGTGATCTTGGTCCAGGTTTCCCCGTTATCGGTTGATTTCATGATGAAGGTATCAGTAAATGAACCGCCCACAGCAAAGTAGATGGTGTCGCCTTTCGGGCTGCCCCAGGCAAAGGTTTCTGCCAGAAAAAAGGAATAATTGGTGGAATCCATGCCTGGGATCTGAATGCCGGCTTTATCCCAGGTTGCTCCCCCATCCAGTGAACGGTAATACAGGAGTGCGGGATCCAGTCCCAGATATGGCGCTCCGCCGCTGATTGCGGGGAAAGAGCAGGCAAGAATGTGAATATAGTTATTGTTGGGGCCGTTGGTGATCATATTCGGCCACATAACGCCAACACATCCGGCAGGTATCGGAATTAAATTCTCGGTCCAGTTTCCGGTTCCTTTCACAGGCCGGGTGTTCATTACAAGAGGCAAGGGTCCACCCTGGTGAGAAACGACAATTTCGCCATTCCCGTTCCATGCAGCAACCGATGGCCATCCTGCTCTTATTGTCTCAATCCTGCCTGTTGGTGCCGGGCCCCAAGCTGAGCCGTCGAAATAATTATAGCCGGTCCCCCTTTCAGGAAAGCTCGGTTCTGACTGCCCTTTGGTCCAGATGCCCGCAATAGTGCCATCGGGGAAAAGTACAATCCTGCTATTTACGGAATGATTGTTTTGATGATCGAATCGTGTCTGGCCAAGGTCATTTTCAAGAACTGATTTGGAATTAACGGAATGGTTACTGGCCTGCAAGGGATCAGCCACCGGCATGTCGGTGACACCAGCAGGGATGGCCCGGACCAGTCTCGGATTATCCTTTGGAAGATGTTATGCCACGGCGGCAGCCCCAACGGATAGTGCAAAAACAAAAAGCAGGATTTTTTTCATGGTTTTTGGTTATAAAGGTTAACATCTGTTATGAAACTGTCTATTTTTTAAATGCCCTGTAACGCTCTGCCGCTATGCGACGGGCGGGATTGATTTGGTACTTTGTGCCTAACAGACTGACCTATTTTACTTGTAATCTGCATATTAATCGATTTTGCCCGCCTGATCGCATAGCGGCTTATTAGGCTCTGGCTATCATTATCTTATTTCATTAAACAGCATTTTTTATACTTCTTTCCACTTCCACAAGGACAAGGATCATTTCGGTTAATCATTGGCTCAGTATTTACTACTGGCAAATTGTCAATTTGTTTCATTTTCGGCCTTTTACCACCAAACGATTTTGGATTTAGCATATATTCCAATTCTGAAATGTCCTCTGGATGGTCAGGTTCTATTCCACAGATGTATCTCCAATTGTTTTTTTCACAAATTCCTACGACCTCCTCCATTCGAATTTCATTATTCACGCGTATTCTAATTGGATTGTCCGATGTTCCAGATTTCCCCATTATTATTACTCCTTTTTATTATATGCTAATTCCAACTCGATTGGTTTAACTTCATGATTCTTTTATGTCTTTTCTTCTGGTAATCAATGATTTCTTTATATAAGCGATGATTAGATGAAATAATCAAATGTGTTAATCCACAGACAAGAGCTTCATCTCCTCTTTGTTCAATCATACATAGAATTCCCGAAATATCACCGCTATTATATACATCTTTTACTACTAATTCGGTCTTGAGTGCAATTAGGAAACCTTTTTTTCGTAATTCCTGAACCAGTTCTCTAATCGGAAAAGCCGTAAATGGAACAATCTCCTTTAATCTTTTAGTCAATTCTTCATATTGCTCTTTAATATCCATGGTCATTCTTTTATGCTACTTACTTTTTTTTAGCTTGCAACTAACTACCTTCTGCCCGTCATCCCGGCAATCCTACATATAATAGGCATGTGGATAGGCGATGAAATAAAGCGTGTTAGATATCCCATTGTATTATCTATTTGTTACAAGTGGTGATTGATTTATTCTGATGAAAATAGGTCCGGACCAGAATGGTCTGACTTGTTTTTCTTTTCTTTTTTTGGAAGTATTTTAGGAATTAAATCTGTTGAAATGATAAACCCATTGACCATCCTTAACCTTTCAAATGGATTATTTTGTGTAATATGTTGTGTGGAAAATTCTGCGTCAAAATATCCAAGATTCAATAAATCTCTTATGAATTTTGATTTTGTTCCGGTCGAAGATTTATTTGTTCCAAAAAAAACATTGATTTCTTCAACTGTCACGTAGGGTTCAAATGATTTATCGAACAGGAAATTTATCGTTCCCAGAGCATGGATAACTGCAGCGGCCCATATTTCAATCTTTCCACTCATAAATGGAACATCTCTTTTTCTTCCAAGTTTATTTAAAAGCCGTTCTGATAATTCAAAATAATCATCATCAAGTTTTTGTTTACAAAACTCTTTAATCAAAGTAAGGATTTGATTTTTTCTGCTTTCAATCGCCAATTTTTCCATTTTTTCCATTTAGTCCTAATGTTTGAGATTTATTTTGTATTGCCCCCAAACGAATTTCTAATTGTTTGTAGCCATTCTTAATATTATTTGCATCGGGTTTACAGGCTTGTTACCTACAGAGGGTTTTCGTTTTCATCCGGAACGGGTTTTCTTTTCAATTCGTTCAGTTGGGTAATGCGATATTTGTTTAGGTAATGGGTCGAATATGCTTTTTCAATATTTTCCTCTCCTGATTTAGAAAATTGTAATTTCTTTTTTGGTCCTTTCCCATATCTATTATATGCAGTCCAAGAAGGTTTCAATTTCATTTTCCTTGATATTTGTCTGATTATTCGGTTTATAGTTGTCAACTTTCCCAGGTTTATCTGACATGCTTTTTCAAGGTATCCAATTTTTCCCTTTCTCCAATTTTCATAATCTGTTTGTGATAAATATCCTAACCTAATCAAGACATCTGTCGAGTTAATATAGCCTTGCTTATTAACCAACTCACTAACTATGCTATTAATTTTTTTCTCTAATTCAGAATTATTCATAGATAAATGTAGGGTTACATCTTACAAATTATTTCTGGTTTTATCAATATAATCCATTGCGTTAATAATTTTGTCATGTAGCTCATTAACAAGGGTTTTATCAATGTTATTTTTATTTTTTAAATCGTCAACCACCATTTCTAAACATTCTAAATCCCATAAATGAAAACCAATTTTTCGTTTTCCTGTCAGGTTATCTATTCTTCTGTCTAGTCCAAAAGATTCAGCCATTTGGTAAGTATTGTCTTGAAGTAATTCTAATTCAGCCTTCTCAAATTTTAAATATACCCTAATGTCTTTCGTACCCGGTTTCATATCTGTTGTCAAATTTTCAGTTGATTTTTATCCGTCTTTTTGAATCTTGATATTTCGTTGTATTAATATATACAGGATTATATTCAGTACCATCATCAAAATAACATTTTCCTTCATTCATTTTTCAACATTTTAATTGCCTAAAAATTGCTTGAAGAACGCTAACATTTCTTTCCGGGAAGGTTCCCAACTTGGAGGATAGGCTGCATTTCCTGCTTTTAACGCACCCTCAATCGTTCCATCAAGATGCTGTTCACCTGGAAAAAAGACTTCATCAGGATCGTAACGCTCACTACTCCATTTAAAGATTGCAAAATTCCAATCGTCGAATTTGCCTGTATATTTAAGCCTTGCAATTGGACCATCTCTGTCACCTTCTCTTCTGTTTAAATATAGAAAGTTGCCTTTGTAAATGGCATAATATTCCATACCCGATTTCTTTTTATATGTCTTTGAGTTGAAATCAGCAATAATTCTGTTTGCTTTCTCTTGAATATCTTCTGGTATTTTTGTCTTTGCCATTCTTTTTTCGTTATTATTCAGTTTGCCGGTAATTACCTTCCACCCGTCATCTCGACGGTCTTAAAAATAATAGGCATGTGGACAAACGATGAAGTATTAAATCGTGTATAAAAATCGCAAAAAATTATACATGTTTATTCGGATGTGAATAAATAATTGCTGTTTAGTTATCAAATCCAAGTATACATTGAAGAAGTTTGTGATTATATTTGTCTATTCGTGAAAACCTGATTCATGGACGATTGAACATGGAGGATGGACGATGGGAAATGAAATGTAAGATCTCCATAAAAAATCATCCATAGTCCATGTAGGATTGGATTCCTATTGCATCAATTAATTTTATTCTCTTGATTTTCAAATCAGTTTACTTTCAATTATTGATTATCCCTTAAATAAATTGTATATTTAAGCGCCGTTTAACCAAAATTGGAGTGATGAAATCAAAATTTTTAAGGATTTTGTTACAGATAAGCATCAGTTTGATGCTTACCGGCTTTATAGCTTTTTTGATATTGCCGGATAGCAATAAGTATAAATCAACTCTTAAAGATTATCGTTCTGATCCTAAGACCGTAATCACTTATTTTGATTTAGATGGTGACGGGATTAGTGAAGAAATCCGTTTTCATAATAGTGATTTATACCATTACGTAATGGTTTATGTAAATAGTACAATTTTAGAAGATTGGTATTTGGATGGTTTGATAGGAAATTTTGGTTTTGCTGATTATAATAGAGATGGGTCTTTTGAAATCTATGTCAATACTTATTATAATGATTCTATTTTTATTAACCAGATTAATCCTTGGAGCAGGCATTCTGATAGCACAAGATCAAAATATGTTGATCGATATACAGAATATTCTGGAAAAATTGAAAAATCTGGGCAATTTGAGGGTGCTGTTGATCTTAATGCAGATGGAACAAATGATATCATATTTTCATTTTTAGCCGGACAATCTCAAAAACCCAGAAAAATTGCAGCATGGGATATTTACAATGACACATTATTCACTTCCGAATATTCCGGTACTGGAATATTGGGTCTCGAATTTTTTGATGGAAATCAT from Bacteroidales bacterium includes these protein-coding regions:
- a CDS encoding DUF6398 domain-containing protein translates to MEKMEKLAIESRKNQILTLIKEFCKQKLDDDYFELSERLLNKLGRKRDVPFMSGKIEIWAAAVIHALGTINFLFDKSFEPYVTVEEINVFFGTNKSSTGTKSKFIRDLLNLGYFDAEFSTQHITQNNPFERLRMVNGFIISTDLIPKILPKKEKKNKSDHSGPDLFSSE
- a CDS encoding SEC-C domain-containing protein; amino-acid sequence: MGKSGTSDNPIRIRVNNEIRMEEVVGICEKNNWRYICGIEPDHPEDISELEYMLNPKSFGGKRPKMKQIDNLPVVNTEPMINRNDPCPCGSGKKYKKCCLMK
- a CDS encoding T9SS type A sorting domain-containing protein; this translates as MADPLQASNHSVNSKSVLENDLGQTRFDHQNNHSVNSRIVLFPDGTIAGIWTKGQSEPSFPERGTGYNYFDGSAWGPAPTGRIETIRAGWPSVAAWNGNGEIVVSHQGGPLPLVMNTRPVKGTGNWTENLIPIPAGCVGVMWPNMITNGPNNNYIHILACSFPAISGGAPYLGLDPALLYYRSLDGGATWDKAGIQIPGMDSTNYSFFLAETFAWGSPKGDTIYFAVGGSFTDTFIMKSTDNGETWTKITILGNVNKKIPDGTAYLPSWRSTDGAVTCEMDQNGVIHFASGIGGGSIEDSADNFIFDLNGLIYWNTTMPMLQDSLNLDTLDAHGQLLGYYSDGPNPGDTLNVVPGSRVGLTSRPQISVDELNNLFVIYSGITWQNPNPEGINYRHIFGRARFHDQTTWSTGPIDLNADSSCNGNEFNFAAMTKQISGDKLRILYQTSDQPGMASWSSAIPYHDNIIQYREIPYNAFLPIGTEENPAGRRNMVSQNYPNPANGLTYFNVNLDNAAHVVVDVSNVMGQKIMSNDKGILNAGMHKMTIDGNLLTSGIYFYTVTIGGESFVHR